A window of Variovorax paradoxus EPS genomic DNA:
GGCTGCGCCCTTCAGCGCGAGATTGATCGACTCGGTCGCGCCGGAGGTCCAGACAATCTCGCGGGGGTCCGCATTGATCAGAGCCGCCACCTGGCCGCGCGCCTTCTCGACAGCCTCTTCAGCCTCCCAGCCCCAAGCATGGCTGCGCGAAGCCGGGTTGCCGAAGTGCTCGCGCAACCAGGGAATCATGGCGTCGACCACACGCGGGTCGACCGGCGTGGTCGCGCCGTAATCGAGATAGATCGGGAAATGAGGAGTGACGTCCATGGCTGGCTCGGGCTGGCGTGGGGGTTGTTCTTTGATCTGGGCTTCTCTCGCGGCAGCGCCCGATGGCACTTGCCGCGATTCAGGGCATCAGGACTTGGCGAAGGCGTTGCCGAGGGCAAAAACCGAATTCGGCGCATTCACACGAATCGGCTTGACCACTGGCTGGGCCGAGATCGCGCGCTTGACGACCGGCTTGTTTTCGATCTGCACGCCCTTGGCGATCTGATCGTCGACGAGTTTCTGCAGCGTGACGGAATCGAGAAACTCGACCATGCGCTGGTTCAGCGAAGCCCAGAGTTCGTGCGTCATGCAACGGCCGGCTTCGCCGAGGCAGTTTTCCTTGCCACCGCATTGCGTGGCATCGATGGGCTCATCGACGGAAACAATGATGTCGGCCACGGTGATATCCGCAGCCTTGCGGCCAAGGCTGTAGCCGCCGCCGGGGCCACGGGTCGACTCGACCAATTCGTGACGGCGCAACTTGCCGAACAGCTGTTCGAGGTACGACAACGAAATCTGCTGCCGCTGACTGATTGCAGCCAAGGTGACCGGACCGGTGTTCTGGCGCAGGGCCAGATCGATCATGGCGGTGACCGCAAAACGGCCTTTGGTAGTGAGACGCATCGCAAGCTCCTTCAAGTGCTTACCGTTGAAATGACACCGTGGTCCTGGACCGCGGTGACTTCGTCTCCGCCCTGCCCGACCCTTGACGCTGGTGAACCAGTCGGTAGGAGTCGGTCCTTCATCGCGAAGTTCTAGTTTTTGTTGTTGAGTGTTTCGGTCAAGTATAGCAGAAGGCCCTCAACTCTGCTGGGGTAAACCCCAGCGCCAACCACTTGAAGAACGCGGACTTCCAGCCTACGACGGCAAGATCACGATGTTGTCGCCGCCCGAAGCCCCGAACGCCTGCTCGCGCAGCAGCGCCAGTTGGTCCCGCACCCGCGCCGCCTTCTCGAATTCAAGGTTGCGAGCGTGTTCGAGCATGAGCTTCTCCAGCCGCTTGATTTCCCGGGCGATGTCCTTCTCGCTCATGTCCTCGACCTTGGCGCGTTCCAGGTCGAGCTTGGCCATTTCCTTGCCAGTTTTCTCGCTGTAGACCCCGTCGATCAGGTCGCGTACCTGCTTGACGATGCTGCGCGGCGTGATGCCATTGGCCTCGTTGTGCGCAATCTGCCGGGCACGACGGCGCTCGGTTTCGTCGATCGCCTTCTTCATCGAGTCGGTCATCCGGTCGGCATACAGGATCGCCTTGCCGTGCAGGTTCCGCGCGGCGCGGCCGATGGTCTGGATGAGCGAGCGCTCGGCGCGGAGGAACCCTTCCTTGTCCGCATCGAGGATCGCCACCAGCGACACCTCGGGAATGTCCAGGCCTTCCCGCAAGAGATTGATGCCCACAAGCACGTCGAAAGTGCCCAGCCGCAGGTCGCGGAGGATCTCCACCCGCTCGACCGTGTCCACATCGCTGTGCAAATAGCGCACCTTGACCCCGTTGTCGCCCAGGTAGTCGGTCAGTTGCTCGGCCATGCGCTTGGTCAGCGTGGTGATCAGCACGCGCTCGTTCTTCTCGACGCGGATGCGGATCTCGCCCAGCACGTCGTCCACCTGGTGCGTTGCGGGACGCACCTCGACCTCGGGATCGATCAGACCCGTTGGCCGTACCAGTTGCTCGACGACATTGCCCGAATGGTCTTTTTCGTACTGCGCGGGCGTGGCCGAGACGAAAATCGCCTGCCGCACCCGCGCTTCGAACTCCTCGAACTTGAGCGGACGGTTGTCCATCGCTGAAGGCAGCCGGAAACCGTACTCGACCAGCGTGGTCTTGCGCGCGCGGTCGCCGCTGTACATGGCGTTGAGCTGGCCGATCATCTGGTGGCTTTCGTCGAGGAACATCAGCGCGTCCTTCGGCAGGTAATCCGTCAGCGTGGCCGGCGGATCACCGGGCGCCGCGCCCGAGAGGTGCCGCGAGTAGTTCTCGATGCCCTTGCAGTGGCCGATCTCGGCCAGCATTTCCAGGTCGAATCGGGTGCGCTGCTCCAGGCGCTGCGCCTCCACCAGCTTGCCTTGTGACACGAACTCCTTGAGCCGCTCGGCCAACTCGATCTTGATGGTCTCGACCGCGCCCAGCACCTTGTCGCGCGGCGTCACGTAATGGCTCGATGGGTACACCGTGAAGCGCGGAATCTTCTGACGGATGCGCCCCGTGAGCGGGTCGAAGAGCTGCAGCGATTCGATCTCGTCGTCGAACAGCTCGATGCGGATCGCCAACTCGCTGTGCTCCGCCGGAAATACGTCGATGGTGTCGCCGCGCACGCGGAACGTGCCGCGCGCGAAGTCCTGCTCGTTGCGCGTGTACTGCATGCGGATCAGCCGGCTGATCACGTCGCGCTGCCCGATCTTGTCGCCCACCCGCATGATGAAGCGCATCTGCGTGTAGTCCTCGGGCGTGCCGATGCCGTAGATCGCGCTCACCGTGGCCACGATGACCGTGTCGCGCCGCTCCAGCACGCTCTTGGTGGCCGACAGACGCATCTGCTCGATGTGCTCGTTGATCGAGGAGTCCTTCTCGATGAACAGATCGCGCTGCGGCACGTAGGCCTCGGGCTGGTAGTAGTCGTAGTAGCTCACGAAGTACTCGACGGCGTTCTTCGGAAAGAACTCGCGAAACTCGCTGTAGAGCTGCGCCGCCAGGGTCTTGTTGGGCGCGAACACGATGGCCGGCCGGCCCAACCGGGCGATCACGTTGGCCATGGTGAAGGTCTTGCCCGAGCCCGTGACGCCCAGCAGCGTCTGGAACACCTCGCCATCGATCACGCCATCGACCAGCCCCTGGATCGCCTTCGGCTGGTCGCCGGCCGGTGGATAGGGCTGGAAAAGCTCGAACGGGGAGTCGGGGTACTTGACGAATTCGCCCTGCTTGACCGGACCGATCGGGTCCAGTTTCTTCAGGTCTGCTATGGCTTCGGTGTTCTCTGGCATGGCTGTTCCCGACAGGTGGCGATGGCGCCGGTAAAATTCAAGGCAACCGGAAAGCGTAGCGCAAGTCCGGTTGCCAGCGAAGCTTTCATCCCAAAGGACCTTTCCATGTCTATGTTCACCGCGGTCGAAATGGCACCGCGCGACCCGATCCTCGGCCTCAACGAGCAATTTGCAGCCGACACCAACCCCAACAAGGTCAATCTCGGCGTCGGCGTCTATTACGACGACAACGGCAAGCTGCCCCTGCTCCAGTGCGTGCAGGCCGCCGAGCGGGACATGATGAAAGCGCCCTCGGCGCGCGGTTATCTCCCCATCGACGGCATCGTGGCGTACGACAACGCCGTGAAGACGCTGGTTTTCGGTGCCGACAGCGAACCGGTTACCTCGGGCCGCGTGGCCACCATTCAAGCGATCGGCGGCACCGGCGGCCTGAAGGTCGGCGCCGACTTCCTGAAGAAGCTCAACCCCAACGCCAAGGTGCTGATCAGCGATCCGAGCTGGGAAAACCACCGCGCCCTGTTCACCAACGCGGGCTTCGAAGTCGAAAGCTACCCCTACTACGACGCCGCCAAGCGCGGCATCAACTTCGACGGCATGCTGGCCGCGCTCAACGCGGCGCCCGCGGGCACCGTCGTCGTGCTGCACGCCTGCTGCCACAACCCGACCGGCTACGACATCACGTCCGAGCAGTGGGACCAGGTCGTCGCCACGGTCAAGGCCAAGGGTCTCGTGCCCTTCCTCGACATGGCCTACCAGGGCTTCGGCTACGGCCTGAAGGAAGACGGCGCGGCCGTCGCCAAGTTCGTGGCTGCCGGCCTCACCTTCTTTGTCTCGACCTCGTTCTCCAAGAGCTTCAGCCTGTACGGCGAACGCGTCGGCGCCCTCTCGGTGCTGTGCGAGAACAAGGAAGAAGCCGGCCGCGTGCTGTCGCAGCTCAAGATCGCCATCCGCACCAACTACAGCAACCCGCCGATCCACGGCGGTGCCGTGGTGGCCGCGGTGCTCGGCAACGCCGAACTGCGCGCCCTGTGGGAAAAGGAACTCGGCGAGATGCGCGTGCGCATCAAGGCCATGCGCCAGAAGCTGGTCGACGGCCTCAAGGCCGCGGGCGTGAAGGAAGACATGAGCTTCATCACCACGCAGATCGGCATGTTCAGCTACTCGGGCCTCAGCAAGGACCAGATGGTGCGCCTGCGCAATGAGTTCGGCGTGTATGGCACCGACACCGGCCGCATGTGCGTGGCCGCGCTCAACAGCAAGAACATCGACTACGTCTGCGCGTCGATCGCCAAAGTCATCTAGGTGACAGCAAAGTGTGGAGGAATCTGTCTTTCGACGATTCCTTCACACCTTTCGCCAGAAGGGCCCACGCGGCCGGGTCGGACTAGGGGTTAGGCCCCCTGCGTGCCCGCAGATGCACTGATATATTGCACCGCAACATTCCACTCCAAGACCAGCGATGCTCTATCAACTCTACGAAGCCCAGCGTTCCCTGATGGAGCCGTTTTCCGACTTCGCACAGGCGGCCTCCAAGCTCTACGGCCAAGGCGCCGTGTGGGGCCAGCTGCCGATGGCACAGCGCATGGCCGCCGGCTACGACCTGCTCTATCGCCTGGGCAAGGATTACGAGAAGCCCGAGTTCAACATCAAGTCCGTGAAGGTCGATGGTGAAGAGGTCGTCATCCAGGAGGCCGTCGAGCTCGACAAGCCCTTCTGCGAACTGCGCCGCTTCAAGCGCTTCACCGACGAGCCGCACAT
This region includes:
- the iscR gene encoding Fe-S cluster assembly transcriptional regulator IscR, whose protein sequence is MRLTTKGRFAVTAMIDLALRQNTGPVTLAAISQRQQISLSYLEQLFGKLRRHELVESTRGPGGGYSLGRKAADITVADIIVSVDEPIDATQCGGKENCLGEAGRCMTHELWASLNQRMVEFLDSVTLQKLVDDQIAKGVQIENKPVVKRAISAQPVVKPIRVNAPNSVFALGNAFAKS
- the uvrB gene encoding excinuclease ABC subunit UvrB, whose translation is MPENTEAIADLKKLDPIGPVKQGEFVKYPDSPFELFQPYPPAGDQPKAIQGLVDGVIDGEVFQTLLGVTGSGKTFTMANVIARLGRPAIVFAPNKTLAAQLYSEFREFFPKNAVEYFVSYYDYYQPEAYVPQRDLFIEKDSSINEHIEQMRLSATKSVLERRDTVIVATVSAIYGIGTPEDYTQMRFIMRVGDKIGQRDVISRLIRMQYTRNEQDFARGTFRVRGDTIDVFPAEHSELAIRIELFDDEIESLQLFDPLTGRIRQKIPRFTVYPSSHYVTPRDKVLGAVETIKIELAERLKEFVSQGKLVEAQRLEQRTRFDLEMLAEIGHCKGIENYSRHLSGAAPGDPPATLTDYLPKDALMFLDESHQMIGQLNAMYSGDRARKTTLVEYGFRLPSAMDNRPLKFEEFEARVRQAIFVSATPAQYEKDHSGNVVEQLVRPTGLIDPEVEVRPATHQVDDVLGEIRIRVEKNERVLITTLTKRMAEQLTDYLGDNGVKVRYLHSDVDTVERVEILRDLRLGTFDVLVGINLLREGLDIPEVSLVAILDADKEGFLRAERSLIQTIGRAARNLHGKAILYADRMTDSMKKAIDETERRRARQIAHNEANGITPRSIVKQVRDLIDGVYSEKTGKEMAKLDLERAKVEDMSEKDIAREIKRLEKLMLEHARNLEFEKAARVRDQLALLREQAFGASGGDNIVILPS
- a CDS encoding amino acid aminotransferase, producing the protein MSMFTAVEMAPRDPILGLNEQFAADTNPNKVNLGVGVYYDDNGKLPLLQCVQAAERDMMKAPSARGYLPIDGIVAYDNAVKTLVFGADSEPVTSGRVATIQAIGGTGGLKVGADFLKKLNPNAKVLISDPSWENHRALFTNAGFEVESYPYYDAAKRGINFDGMLAALNAAPAGTVVVLHACCHNPTGYDITSEQWDQVVATVKAKGLVPFLDMAYQGFGYGLKEDGAAVAKFVAAGLTFFVSTSFSKSFSLYGERVGALSVLCENKEEAGRVLSQLKIAIRTNYSNPPIHGGAVVAAVLGNAELRALWEKELGEMRVRIKAMRQKLVDGLKAAGVKEDMSFITTQIGMFSYSGLSKDQMVRLRNEFGVYGTDTGRMCVAALNSKNIDYVCASIAKVI